From Nitrosopumilus zosterae, the proteins below share one genomic window:
- the cobT gene encoding nicotinate mononucleotide-dependent phosphoribosyltransferase CobT, giving the protein MENFELHGNIDRANNFFETMNSGRFLFSFVISYTETCEIPGITFAGADMNSIQFTPPADAEYLHYGYCKTIDKIPMTPDGKPTPGLLTKTALESASIPHLTINAGSKIVPQLPFVEAGLSFGKNISICEAMSDSQVSHAVDYGRIVGRSLASLTDCLVIGESIPGGTTTALAVLRGLGYDAKVSSSIPNNPVDLKNQIVDSALERVNSVHPYSIVAKVGDPMIPFVAGMLSSASDVSKVMLAGGTQMAAVLAFASKIGFNEENSVIGTTSYITHDESANFINLVREIADIPAISVNPNLENSRYSGLKAFSEGFAKEGVGAGGSIISSMIKTGNDSIKYLDLVEKEYHRLFTSL; this is encoded by the coding sequence TTGGAAAATTTTGAACTACATGGTAATATAGATCGAGCAAATAATTTTTTCGAAACTATGAATTCTGGACGGTTTCTTTTTTCATTTGTTATTTCATATACTGAAACATGTGAAATTCCTGGAATAACTTTTGCTGGAGCAGATATGAACTCAATTCAGTTTACTCCACCTGCTGATGCCGAGTATCTTCACTATGGATATTGTAAAACAATTGATAAAATTCCGATGACTCCTGATGGAAAACCTACTCCTGGTTTACTAACAAAAACTGCATTAGAATCTGCTAGTATTCCTCATCTAACTATTAATGCAGGTAGTAAAATTGTCCCACAATTACCCTTTGTTGAAGCAGGTTTGTCATTTGGAAAGAATATTTCGATTTGTGAGGCTATGTCTGATTCTCAAGTTTCTCATGCTGTAGATTATGGCAGAATTGTTGGAAGAAGTTTGGCATCTCTCACTGATTGTCTAGTGATTGGTGAAAGTATTCCGGGAGGAACTACAACTGCATTGGCTGTATTGAGAGGATTAGGATATGATGCCAAGGTCAGTTCTAGTATTCCAAACAATCCTGTGGATTTAAAAAACCAAATTGTTGATTCTGCACTTGAACGAGTTAATTCAGTTCACCCTTATAGTATTGTGGCAAAGGTCGGTGATCCTATGATTCCCTTTGTTGCTGGAATGTTGAGTTCTGCCTCTGATGTATCTAAGGTTATGCTGGCTGGTGGAACTCAGATGGCTGCAGTTTTAGCTTTTGCATCTAAAATTGGATTCAATGAAGAAAATTCTGTGATTGGAACAACATCATACATTACACATGATGAAAGTGCAAATTTTATAAATCTGGTTCGAGAAATTGCTGATATTCCGGCAATTTCTGTAAATCCTAATTTAGAAAATTCTAGATATTCTGGACTTAAGGCATTTTCAGAAGGATTTGCAAAAGAAGGTGTAGGTGCTGGTGGAAGTATTATATCTTCCATGATAAAAACTGGAAATGATTCTATAAAATATTTGGATTTAGTTGAAAAAGAATATCATCGACTATTTACTTCACTGTGA
- a CDS encoding cation-efflux pump, with the protein MFVQRTKVLQISLLAIFSAFLVELIFGLISNSLALITDSIHALLDSVVTVVLLLAARMAMKPADAEHTYGHGKIESLGGMIGGIAIFLIACFFVYESINRLQSPPPTILPGLFAIVAGLYTIGIDIFRLILLRNSIKKIGGSTLKADFYHAFMDLGSTLVAIIGIVLVTYGLYFGDFVAALILGGFLAVLSIKLVYKTALDLTDIISPELVKKVKEIAASTEGVINADPVLMRRSGDTIFADITISLRGDTSFDKAHEISNNVEKNIKNKILNSTVTVHLEPNWQDVPLDSKILEIAKRVKGVKEVHNVNTHKTKGKIFSNLHVMVDREMNLLSAHKISEIIEQEIYENIPEIEHTTIHLEPFVKIPENLNLEDKITENQIKRILEKYSEIRKIGRIMSLNFENILKIDIDCSFDGELSIEKVHDLVSEIENKIRAEISDSVITIHPEPV; encoded by the coding sequence ATGTTTGTTCAGAGAACCAAGGTATTACAGATTTCATTATTAGCCATATTTTCAGCATTTTTAGTAGAATTAATTTTCGGGTTGATCTCAAACAGTCTAGCCCTAATTACAGACAGCATTCATGCATTATTAGATAGTGTAGTAACAGTCGTCTTACTTTTGGCAGCTAGAATGGCAATGAAGCCAGCTGATGCAGAGCATACCTACGGACATGGCAAAATTGAATCATTGGGAGGAATGATTGGAGGAATTGCAATTTTTTTGATAGCGTGTTTTTTTGTTTATGAATCTATCAACAGATTACAAAGTCCTCCACCAACCATTCTACCAGGTCTTTTTGCAATAGTTGCAGGACTATACACAATAGGCATCGATATTTTCCGATTGATCCTGTTAAGAAATTCAATTAAGAAGATTGGAGGATCCACACTCAAGGCAGATTTTTATCATGCATTCATGGATCTGGGATCTACTTTAGTTGCAATTATCGGAATAGTTCTTGTAACTTATGGATTGTATTTCGGAGATTTTGTTGCTGCATTAATCTTAGGAGGATTTTTGGCAGTTCTCAGCATAAAGCTAGTCTACAAAACAGCGCTGGATTTAACAGACATCATTTCTCCCGAACTTGTAAAGAAGGTAAAGGAGATTGCTGCATCTACTGAAGGTGTAATAAACGCAGATCCAGTCCTAATGAGAAGATCAGGCGACACAATATTTGCAGATATTACAATATCATTAAGGGGAGACACAAGTTTTGACAAAGCTCATGAAATCAGCAATAATGTTGAGAAAAACATAAAAAATAAAATTTTAAACTCAACCGTAACTGTACATTTGGAACCAAATTGGCAAGATGTACCATTAGATTCAAAAATTCTGGAAATTGCAAAAAGAGTAAAAGGAGTTAAAGAAGTTCACAATGTAAACACTCACAAGACCAAAGGAAAAATATTTTCGAATTTACATGTAATGGTGGATAGAGAGATGAATCTTTTATCTGCACATAAAATTTCTGAAATAATTGAACAAGAGATTTATGAGAACATTCCAGAAATAGAACACACTACAATTCATTTGGAGCCTTTTGTAAAAATACCAGAAAATTTAAACTTGGAGGATAAAATTACTGAAAATCAAATTAAGAGAATATTAGAAAAATATTCAGAAATTAGAAAGATTGGAAGAATAATGTCTTTGAATTTTGAAAATATTCTAAAAATTGATATTGACTGCTCGTTTGATGGGGAATTGTCAATTGAAAAAGTTCATGATTTGGTTTCAGAAATAGAGAATAAAATCAGAGCAGAAATAAGCGATTCTGTAATAACAATTCATCCAGAACCCGTCTAA
- a CDS encoding NAD(P)H-hydrate epimerase: MEITVDQMYQIENKGHDMGFLKKFMMENAGAASVRRLVDKLGNIESKNIVIFVGLGNNGGDGLVMARHLAGYGAKVTVVLLGTFEKIKTEESNWNWSILEKMTSVKLMTGNSFNFHFTPDVIVDAILGTGISGEIKEPYASAINFINQTDCFKFAVDVPSGLDPQTGETANICTKCDMTVTFHKMKQGIPKRKDLTGELFVEKIGIPPEAEEGIL; this comes from the coding sequence ATGGAAATTACTGTGGATCAAATGTATCAAATTGAAAATAAAGGTCATGATATGGGATTTTTAAAAAAATTCATGATGGAAAATGCCGGTGCCGCATCAGTTAGACGATTAGTTGACAAACTTGGGAACATAGAATCAAAAAATATTGTCATTTTCGTAGGTTTGGGAAATAATGGAGGTGATGGTTTAGTTATGGCAAGACATTTAGCTGGTTATGGTGCAAAAGTAACTGTTGTGCTTCTTGGAACTTTTGAAAAAATAAAAACTGAAGAAAGTAATTGGAATTGGTCGATATTAGAGAAAATGACTTCTGTTAAATTAATGACTGGAAATTCTTTTAATTTTCATTTTACTCCTGATGTAATAGTTGATGCTATATTGGGAACTGGCATTTCTGGAGAAATTAAAGAACCATATGCATCTGCAATTAATTTCATCAATCAAACAGACTGTTTCAAGTTTGCAGTAGATGTTCCATCTGGATTAGATCCTCAAACAGGTGAGACTGCAAATATTTGTACAAAATGTGATATGACTGTTACATTTCATAAAATGAAACAAGGAATTCCTAAAAGAAAAGATTTGACAGGTGAATTGTTTGTAGAAAAAATTGGAATTCCTCCAGAAGCTGAAGAGGGAATACTGTGA
- a CDS encoding hydroxyacylglutathione hydrolase family protein, translated as MKVHQIQVGNMQNFSYIIEDEDTGDAIIIDPSWDLVELEMIIKRNNLKVKYIVNTHHHFDHTLGNEAMAKSTKSPIIQHEFSELPHDISVKDGDFIEFGNSKLKVLHTPGHSKDSICLIGDGKIFSGDTLFVGNCGRIDLPGGSAQDLYHSLFDVLYSLDDNLVLYSGHNYGPSEVSTIGQEKVTNHVMQKRTEQQFIDMMG; from the coding sequence GTGAAAGTTCATCAAATCCAAGTTGGGAATATGCAGAACTTTTCTTACATTATAGAAGATGAAGATACCGGTGACGCAATAATCATTGATCCATCCTGGGACTTAGTAGAATTGGAAATGATCATTAAAAGAAATAACCTTAAAGTCAAATACATTGTAAACACTCATCATCATTTTGATCACACCTTGGGAAATGAAGCAATGGCAAAATCAACAAAATCTCCAATTATTCAACATGAGTTTTCTGAATTACCGCATGATATTTCCGTAAAAGACGGTGATTTTATTGAATTTGGTAATTCAAAATTAAAAGTACTCCATACGCCTGGACACTCAAAAGACAGCATTTGCCTAATAGGTGATGGCAAAATTTTTTCAGGTGATACATTGTTTGTTGGAAATTGCGGTCGAATTGACTTGCCTGGAGGAAGTGCACAAGATCTATATCATAGTCTGTTTGATGTTCTGTATTCATTAGATGATAATCTGGTGTTATATTCCGGTCATAATTACGGTCCATCAGAAGTGTCCACAATCGGACAAGAAAAGGTGACTAATCATGTTATGCAAAAACGAACTGAACAACAATTTATTGACATGATGGGATAG
- a CDS encoding 30S ribosomal protein S4 has translation MGDPKYPRRVWRKPKRPLNYELKMEELKTLGTFGLRTKRELWKAHTELSRVRHQARSLLALRQEIREEKEPILMKSLARIGLVSSDATLDDVLNLNANDLLSRRLQTIVTKKLGFKTPYQARQAVIHGHIMIGDRKVDIPSYTVTVEEENNIHFSPESKIPEMLEKTKSKEPVLDTDVEETAETAVEEPIKDESSSTE, from the coding sequence ATGGGAGATCCAAAATATCCACGAAGAGTTTGGAGAAAACCAAAGAGACCACTCAATTATGAATTAAAAATGGAAGAGCTAAAAACTCTTGGCACGTTTGGATTAAGAACAAAAAGAGAATTATGGAAAGCACATACAGAATTGTCCCGTGTAAGACACCAAGCAAGATCATTACTTGCATTAAGACAAGAAATTAGAGAAGAGAAAGAGCCAATTCTAATGAAATCTCTTGCAAGAATTGGTTTGGTAAGTAGCGATGCAACATTAGATGATGTACTCAATCTAAATGCCAATGATTTACTTTCACGTAGATTACAAACTATCGTAACAAAGAAGTTGGGATTCAAGACACCATATCAAGCAAGACAAGCAGTAATTCACGGTCACATTATGATTGGAGACAGAAAAGTAGACATTCCATCATATACTGTTACAGTTGAGGAAGAGAACAATATTCATTTTTCACCAGAATCCAAAATACCAGAAATGTTAGAGAAAACAAAATCAAAAGAACCAGTATTAGATACAGATGTTGAAGAAACTGCAGAGACTGCTGTTGAAGAACCAATAAAAGATGAAAGTTCTTCAACCGAATAA
- a CDS encoding peptidase: protein MKFLFIVVIISLITLIPIMDADASSNPNLFVSAENSQFANHFSGSMVIEVVVNDPNLRDTDEGKGEPDVTINGKSLRMVQATDGNWYAYFANVQKAKAADSTVGSNGKGLDFGVFCSRDTSSTVFGISLSETDGFAVPRSTGLGGFTNGDSSFNSCTGIPTGSSNMNNVVRKAKSINTNSNIPVGQIGLNSNAWPLIQLYSFGDVIIQYNPGGPTQQVSLEYDEMQNISLNIDRSLYPTNAEVFLTVNDFQLNQDPTDEDSWTFDVGSSPSTFYQAFDNTGSNDANGGSGLVDLVPSLSSLGFENNGKLSLNVGNVMELKTNSDQPVTSVNDGGANTFSEIVTLVERQSNSGIFESFDFNDQSVIGILDNAPRGQTGQITYNDESVSILTGSSTASVSVNDEPVLTIGNGAALRPGTKYPVILIDPDQNLNTGANDDLDVFRETAIIPTITIGNPITLENANTVQFHSTSPTLTGGTSVTSTVPDSNSDRLIIDSTTLGNASYDMFSVNLGVSVSTLASILLDDSKSNTSGTNWINYDLRSFEKELGVSDFSDTSINMTFGALGSSPITIVDAGDLSSAQGFIQIDDSDVNAILAESGNVFLVIDFDSSHNDAGVIDISSETQKQPIVFDLFSFGLENDQSINNSIYRFELEETADNSSTFEGTLEYAVTNQLNILDSGFIQTIDAISDDVKIIVTNRLIDESGITISYSDIDVTGVTTRTSTQSDISTHSGAVSTASTFRFGQPVTITLKDPDLNLKQDLVDIYFVINDPNSANVDTVGKDGIKLLEVLIKDIRYKRCTIDGIEYGGLGATGFTLVETGPSTGIFQGVFKMPSQICNKSGTALISSAGGSLDAKYYDSRDSFGNANTFSLLRSQSSASFSSSPQLSSYEIVKPLSGNIEEIILSGSVNNHRRGIPLEVNIISPDGKSQIFGATLSSGGGYRSMISINENSLSGVYEIQLSHNNFDLGSISFEVIPPKIPNWVKNTAKSWATTSISNSEFLDGLEYLIKEGIITVPSTESNSSFNQTIPDWIKNNAKWWSDNKISDEDFIKSLQFLIKKGIIRV, encoded by the coding sequence ATGAAATTCTTATTTATCGTGGTGATTATTTCTCTAATTACTCTAATTCCAATTATGGATGCTGATGCTTCAAGTAATCCTAATCTCTTTGTATCTGCTGAAAATTCTCAATTTGCCAATCATTTTTCAGGCTCTATGGTGATTGAAGTTGTAGTAAATGATCCCAATCTCAGAGATACCGATGAGGGAAAGGGTGAACCTGATGTTACCATTAATGGAAAATCCCTACGAATGGTTCAAGCTACAGATGGTAACTGGTATGCCTATTTTGCAAATGTACAAAAAGCAAAAGCTGCAGATTCTACAGTTGGTTCCAATGGAAAAGGATTGGATTTTGGTGTTTTCTGTAGTAGGGACACATCGTCTACAGTATTTGGAATATCTCTTTCTGAAACTGATGGATTTGCAGTACCACGTTCTACTGGTTTGGGTGGTTTTACCAATGGTGATTCTTCATTTAATTCATGTACTGGAATTCCTACCGGTTCTTCAAATATGAACAATGTAGTAAGAAAAGCAAAATCGATTAACACAAATTCAAATATTCCTGTTGGCCAAATTGGTTTAAACTCAAATGCATGGCCCTTGATTCAACTTTATTCATTTGGCGATGTGATAATTCAATATAATCCTGGAGGTCCAACACAGCAGGTATCATTAGAATATGATGAAATGCAGAACATTTCTTTGAATATTGATAGATCTCTTTATCCAACGAATGCTGAAGTTTTTCTAACTGTTAATGATTTTCAATTAAACCAAGATCCAACTGATGAAGATTCTTGGACGTTTGATGTTGGTTCTAGTCCCTCAACATTCTATCAAGCCTTTGATAATACGGGGTCTAATGATGCCAATGGTGGTTCTGGATTGGTAGATTTGGTACCATCCCTTTCATCTTTGGGATTTGAAAATAATGGAAAACTTTCATTGAATGTTGGAAATGTAATGGAATTAAAAACCAACAGTGATCAACCTGTAACATCTGTGAATGACGGGGGTGCAAATACCTTTTCAGAAATAGTCACACTAGTTGAACGACAATCTAACTCTGGAATTTTTGAAAGCTTTGATTTTAATGATCAGTCTGTAATCGGAATCCTTGATAATGCCCCAAGAGGACAAACTGGACAAATTACTTACAATGATGAATCTGTTTCTATTTTGACTGGTTCCTCAACTGCTTCTGTTTCCGTAAATGATGAACCAGTATTAACCATTGGAAATGGTGCTGCGCTGCGTCCAGGAACTAAATATCCTGTAATCTTGATTGATCCAGATCAAAATTTGAACACTGGTGCAAATGATGATTTAGATGTGTTCCGAGAAACTGCAATCATCCCTACAATAACTATTGGAAATCCAATAACTCTAGAAAATGCAAATACCGTCCAATTTCATTCAACTTCACCTACTCTGACAGGTGGTACTAGTGTAACCTCTACTGTGCCTGACTCTAATTCTGATAGATTGATAATTGACTCCACGACATTGGGGAATGCTTCATATGACATGTTTTCTGTAAACTTGGGAGTTTCTGTATCTACTCTTGCTTCAATTTTACTTGATGATTCTAAATCTAATACAAGTGGAACAAACTGGATAAATTACGATTTACGATCATTTGAAAAAGAGTTAGGCGTTTCTGACTTTAGTGATACTTCAATTAATATGACTTTTGGAGCACTTGGTTCCTCGCCAATCACAATTGTTGATGCAGGTGATCTTTCATCAGCACAAGGATTTATTCAAATCGATGATTCTGATGTAAATGCTATATTGGCTGAAAGTGGAAATGTATTTCTTGTAATTGACTTTGATTCTTCTCATAACGATGCCGGTGTAATTGATATTTCTAGTGAAACCCAAAAACAACCAATTGTTTTTGATTTGTTCTCTTTTGGATTAGAAAATGATCAAAGTATTAATAATTCCATTTATCGTTTTGAATTAGAAGAAACTGCTGATAATTCGTCAACTTTTGAAGGTACTTTGGAATATGCTGTTACAAATCAATTGAATATACTTGATTCTGGATTTATTCAAACTATAGATGCTATTAGTGATGATGTGAAAATTATTGTTACCAATAGATTAATTGATGAATCTGGAATTACAATATCTTATTCAGATATTGATGTAACTGGTGTTACTACTAGGACTTCCACACAATCTGATATCTCAACACACTCTGGTGCTGTTTCAACTGCAAGCACATTTCGATTTGGACAACCCGTAACAATTACTCTAAAGGATCCTGATCTAAATTTGAAACAAGACTTGGTTGACATTTATTTTGTAATTAACGATCCAAATTCTGCGAATGTAGACACTGTTGGAAAGGATGGGATAAAATTACTTGAAGTTTTGATTAAAGACATTCGTTACAAACGCTGTACAATAGATGGGATCGAGTATGGTGGCTTAGGTGCTACTGGATTCACTCTTGTTGAAACAGGACCTAGCACTGGAATATTTCAAGGAGTTTTCAAAATGCCTTCACAAATTTGTAACAAGTCTGGAACTGCATTAATCTCTTCAGCTGGTGGGAGTTTAGATGCAAAATATTATGATTCTCGTGATAGTTTTGGTAATGCCAACACATTCAGTTTGTTGAGAAGCCAGTCATCTGCTTCTTTTTCTAGTTCACCACAACTAAGTTCCTATGAAATAGTAAAACCTCTTTCAGGAAATATTGAGGAAATTATTCTCTCGGGCAGTGTGAATAATCATAGACGTGGAATTCCTTTGGAAGTGAATATTATCTCTCCTGATGGAAAATCCCAGATTTTTGGAGCAACTCTTTCTAGTGGAGGTGGTTATAGATCGATGATTTCAATTAATGAAAATTCTTTATCTGGAGTTTATGAAATTCAACTGTCTCACAATAACTTTGATTTGGGTTCTATATCCTTTGAAGTAATCCCACCAAAAATTCCTAACTGGGTTAAGAATACTGCAAAATCTTGGGCTACTACTTCGATTTCAAATTCTGAGTTTTTAGACGGACTTGAATATCTCATTAAAGAAGGAATTATTACTGTTCCTTCCACTGAAAGCAATTCTTCTTTTAATCAAACAATTCCTGATTGGATAAAAAATAATGCAAAGTGGTGGTCTGACAACAAAATTTCAGATGAAGATTTTATAAAATCCCTTCAGTTTTTGATCAAAAAAGGTATCATTAGAGTATAA
- a CDS encoding DNA-directed RNA polymerase subunit N, with the protein MLIPVRCFTCGNLVADKFEDYQNKIKSGEDPVKTLDSLGIERYCCRRMLLTTVETIQQVIPFYEAIQRRKQEVQSELE; encoded by the coding sequence ATGTTAATTCCTGTTAGATGTTTTACTTGTGGAAATTTAGTTGCAGATAAGTTTGAGGATTATCAAAACAAAATCAAATCTGGAGAAGATCCAGTAAAAACACTGGATTCTTTAGGAATTGAGAGATATTGTTGCAGAAGAATGCTTTTGACAACTGTGGAAACAATTCAGCAAGTAATCCCATTTTATGAAGCAATTCAGAGAAGAAAACAAGAAGTTCAATCTGAGTTAGAATAA
- a CDS encoding 30S ribosomal protein S13: MSTQEYRHIVRIVGNDIPGERKMLVGLTQIKGIGYNFATAILDTLKINTNSNIGNLTEENVQAIEKLITDPVGGNFPTWFLNRRKDIETGANLHLLTSDIPFTLRNDIERERITASWRGYRHLSGLKVRGQRTRTSGRKGGAVGVAKGGMAAPAKKGSAGAPAAVAAPTAEAAAPAPEKSE, encoded by the coding sequence TTGAGTACTCAAGAATATAGACACATTGTAAGGATTGTGGGTAATGATATACCAGGAGAGCGTAAAATGCTTGTAGGATTGACCCAGATAAAAGGCATAGGATACAATTTTGCCACTGCAATTCTAGATACATTAAAAATAAACACAAATTCCAATATAGGAAATCTTACAGAAGAGAATGTTCAAGCAATTGAAAAATTAATTACAGATCCAGTTGGAGGAAATTTTCCAACATGGTTCCTCAACAGAAGAAAAGATATTGAAACTGGTGCAAATTTGCATTTATTGACATCAGACATTCCATTTACATTAAGAAATGATATAGAAAGGGAAAGAATAACTGCAAGTTGGAGAGGATACCGTCATCTTAGTGGTTTGAAAGTTAGAGGACAAAGAACTAGAACCTCAGGAAGAAAAGGCGGAGCAGTAGGAGTTGCAAAAGGAGGAATGGCAGCTCCAGCAAAGAAAGGAAGCGCAGGAGCACCTGCAGCAGTAGCAGCCCCAACAGCAGAAGCAGCAGCTCCAGCACCGGAGAAATCAGAATAG
- the glmS gene encoding glutamine--fructose-6-phosphate transaminase (isomerizing), with protein MCSIIGYYGKISAAPILVKGLKRMEYRGYDSVGVATESDNRIELKKGIGKVDEVNSKIQLDIMPGKIGIGHTRWATHGKVTDTNAHPHPSNSGKIAIVHNGIIENFEELKQRLENEGYSFKSETDSEIIANLLQKNYELTGDVKETVMKTVSEIKGHYAFVAMFENGQLAAARYHEPLIIGVGKDDFFLSSDVLGFIEYTDDAIYMENGNFVILDKDRFQIWDFDGNHAKYGITKVSKEFGDAYKGDYAHFTLKEIYEQPETILKAGEKTLNAIDKTADYLRHAKNVYITGSGTSYNSALIAKQMFSKYAKIKVEPIMSSELQFSPDSIEENSILIAISQSGESADVLDAVKIAKKAKCKIIAIVNLLTSSLAREADVVIGMNCGPEIGVAATKSFTSQLVIIYKIVQKLSNNEMKIDFDKMSKSISKTLDKPIRIQIVAQKLKNISDIYVLGRGIHYPIAIEAALKLKELTYIHAEGIPGGELKHGPLALMDESVFVLIINPNDSTYLDTLTSAREIKARGSKIIGISDIESDVYDYWIDISNVEELMFPISEIIPIQLLSYYAALEKDTDPDYPRNLAKSVTVK; from the coding sequence ATGTGTTCAATTATAGGCTATTATGGAAAGATTAGTGCAGCACCAATTCTTGTTAAGGGATTAAAAAGAATGGAGTATAGGGGATACGATAGTGTTGGGGTTGCAACAGAATCAGATAACAGAATTGAATTAAAGAAAGGTATTGGAAAAGTTGATGAAGTAAATTCAAAAATTCAATTAGACATAATGCCTGGAAAAATAGGTATTGGTCATACAAGATGGGCAACTCATGGAAAAGTTACAGATACGAATGCACATCCTCATCCAAGTAATTCAGGAAAAATTGCAATAGTACATAATGGAATTATAGAGAATTTTGAGGAATTAAAACAAAGATTAGAAAATGAAGGGTATAGTTTCAAAAGTGAAACAGATAGTGAAATAATTGCAAATTTACTTCAAAAAAATTATGAGTTGACCGGAGATGTCAAAGAAACAGTAATGAAAACAGTTTCAGAGATCAAAGGTCATTATGCATTTGTTGCAATGTTTGAAAATGGGCAGCTTGCAGCAGCAAGATATCATGAACCATTGATTATTGGGGTCGGAAAAGACGATTTCTTTTTGTCAAGCGATGTTTTAGGATTCATCGAGTATACAGATGATGCAATTTACATGGAAAATGGAAATTTTGTAATTTTAGATAAAGATAGATTTCAGATCTGGGATTTTGATGGGAATCATGCAAAATATGGAATAACCAAAGTATCTAAAGAATTTGGAGATGCATACAAAGGAGATTATGCACATTTTACATTAAAAGAAATTTATGAACAACCTGAGACAATTTTGAAAGCTGGAGAAAAAACATTAAATGCAATTGATAAAACTGCAGATTACCTTAGACATGCAAAAAATGTATACATCACGGGAAGTGGAACAAGTTATAATTCTGCACTAATTGCAAAACAAATGTTTTCAAAATATGCCAAAATTAAGGTAGAACCAATTATGTCAAGTGAACTTCAGTTTTCACCTGATAGTATTGAAGAAAACTCGATTCTAATTGCAATATCCCAAAGTGGAGAAAGTGCAGATGTTTTAGACGCAGTAAAGATTGCAAAAAAAGCAAAATGTAAAATCATAGCTATTGTCAATCTTCTTACATCATCTCTTGCACGTGAAGCAGATGTAGTTATTGGAATGAATTGTGGGCCAGAAATAGGAGTTGCGGCAACTAAAAGTTTTACATCACAACTTGTGATAATTTACAAGATTGTACAAAAATTAAGTAATAATGAAATGAAGATTGATTTTGATAAGATGTCAAAATCAATTTCTAAAACATTGGACAAACCCATAAGAATTCAGATTGTTGCACAAAAATTAAAAAATATTTCAGACATCTATGTTCTAGGAAGAGGAATACATTATCCTATTGCAATTGAAGCTGCCTTGAAACTAAAAGAGCTCACATACATTCATGCAGAAGGAATTCCGGGAGGAGAATTAAAACATGGTCCACTTGCTTTAATGGATGAAAGTGTATTTGTATTAATCATCAATCCAAATGATTCAACATATTTAGATACACTAACTAGTGCGAGAGAAATTAAAGCTAGAGGATCAAAAATCATAGGAATTTCAGACATAGAAAGTGATGTATATGATTATTGGATCGATATTTCAAATGTGGAAGAGTTAATGTTCCCAATTTCAGAAATTATTCCCATACAATTGTTATCATATTATGCAGCACTTGAAAAAGATACAGATCCGGATTATCCCAGAAATTTAGCAAAATCAGTCACAGTGAAGTAA
- a CDS encoding translin family protein, which translates to MTLKNVKISLNKISKSLVDIQDSREFLLKNTREIIILCSKAIIAVHKGELSTGKNNLKQADILLKKYKKKSTGGLEKYLITPEQEFVEAASLIAIVEKKEIPSDKKLSVMPESYVLGLLDCVGELKRMVFDKIRIGKIDEATRIFDIMENLYLQLYTFSLYDKVVKEARRKIDVNRILVDDVRSAITEEKRRSELIKTLQKLEK; encoded by the coding sequence ATGACGCTAAAAAATGTCAAAATTTCATTAAATAAAATTTCAAAATCTTTAGTAGACATTCAGGATTCAAGAGAGTTTTTATTAAAAAATACTAGAGAAATAATCATTCTTTGTAGCAAAGCAATTATCGCAGTTCATAAAGGTGAACTTTCAACAGGTAAAAATAATTTAAAGCAGGCAGATATTCTCTTAAAAAAATATAAAAAAAAATCAACAGGAGGACTTGAAAAATATCTAATAACACCAGAACAAGAATTTGTAGAGGCGGCATCCCTCATAGCAATTGTTGAAAAAAAAGAAATTCCATCAGATAAAAAATTATCAGTGATGCCAGAATCATATGTCCTAGGATTGCTTGATTGTGTAGGAGAATTGAAAAGAATGGTGTTTGATAAAATCAGGATTGGAAAAATTGATGAAGCTACAAGAATTTTTGACATAATGGAGAATTTGTATCTTCAACTGTATACTTTTTCATTATATGATAAAGTAGTAAAAGAGGCCAGAAGGAAAATCGACGTAAACAGAATATTAGTAGACGATGTTAGATCTGCAATCACAGAAGAGAAACGACGAAGTGAATTAATCAAAACTTTACAAAAACTAGAAAAATAA